A genomic segment from Pleurodeles waltl isolate 20211129_DDA chromosome 9, aPleWal1.hap1.20221129, whole genome shotgun sequence encodes:
- the PIGH gene encoding phosphatidylinositol N-acetylglucosaminyltransferase subunit H isoform X2, translated as MAEQSEEARFSDLCGAEISLQRRAFSDSCREFSISCPKVSLWAITVHTCGVWLIAYGLFAITENTMVLSSAIFITILGLLFYLHFVKIDQETLLVIGSLGVQMTSFYASGKESTNFIEISKVKDIVINEAIYMQKVIYYLCILLRDPVDPNEVSEVVPVFQRSKPRLDCLLEVYRSCQEILGQEKTQ; from the exons ATGGCCGAGCAGAGTGAGGAGGCTCGTTTCTCGGACTTGTGTGGCGCCGAAATCTCTTTGCAGCGCCGGGCCTTTAGCGACTCCTGTCGCGAGTTCAGCATCAGCTGTCCCAAGGTGTCCCTATGGGCCATCACCGTCCACACGTGTGGGGTCTGGCTGATTGCTTATGGGCTCTTCGCCATTACTGAG AACACTATGGTACTGTCGTCTGCAATATTTATCACCATATTGGGACTGCTCTTCTATCTACACTTTGTGAAAATTGACCAGGAGACTTTATTGGTGATTGGCTCACTTGGTGTTCAAATGACATCATTCTATGCCTCTGGCAAGGAGAGCACGAACTTCATCGAAATCAGCAAAGTGAAAGACATTGTGATCAATGAAGCTATCTATATG CAAAAGGTTATCTACTACCTGTGCATCCTTTTGCGAGATCCAGTGGATCCTAACGAAGTTTCTGAAGTGGTTCCAGTATTTCAG CGCTCGAAGCCTCGCCTGGACTGTTTGCTTGAAGTCTACAGAAGCTGCCAAGAGATCCTGGGACAAGAGAAGACTCAATAA
- the PIGH gene encoding phosphatidylinositol N-acetylglucosaminyltransferase subunit H isoform X1: MAEQSEEARFSDLCGAEISLQRRAFSDSCREFSISCPKVSLWAITVHTCGVWLIAYGLFAITENTMVLSSAIFITILGLLFYLHFVKIDQETLLVIGSLGVQMTSFYASGKESTNFIEISKVKDIVINEAIYMQKVIYYLCILLRDPVDPNEVSEVVPVFQPGGTASDNTGAMSSPNHDPVVNTLEASPGLFA; the protein is encoded by the exons ATGGCCGAGCAGAGTGAGGAGGCTCGTTTCTCGGACTTGTGTGGCGCCGAAATCTCTTTGCAGCGCCGGGCCTTTAGCGACTCCTGTCGCGAGTTCAGCATCAGCTGTCCCAAGGTGTCCCTATGGGCCATCACCGTCCACACGTGTGGGGTCTGGCTGATTGCTTATGGGCTCTTCGCCATTACTGAG AACACTATGGTACTGTCGTCTGCAATATTTATCACCATATTGGGACTGCTCTTCTATCTACACTTTGTGAAAATTGACCAGGAGACTTTATTGGTGATTGGCTCACTTGGTGTTCAAATGACATCATTCTATGCCTCTGGCAAGGAGAGCACGAACTTCATCGAAATCAGCAAAGTGAAAGACATTGTGATCAATGAAGCTATCTATATG CAAAAGGTTATCTACTACCTGTGCATCCTTTTGCGAGATCCAGTGGATCCTAACGAAGTTTCTGAAGTGGTTCCAGTATTTCAG cctggaggaacagcttcaGACAACacaggggccatgtcatctcccaaccatgatcctGTTGTGAATA CGCTCGAAGCCTCGCCTGGACTGTTTGCTTGA